The following coding sequences are from one Triticum dicoccoides isolate Atlit2015 ecotype Zavitan chromosome 4A, WEW_v2.0, whole genome shotgun sequence window:
- the LOC119284778 gene encoding transcription repressor OFP7-like — protein sequence MAKRLFHSCRSPSAAAVVTPATNLLAKHHSPAFTPPAGGCCPRGLTHRRPLPPETCGAMRCAADYTADDLPPARGTPAYRWLKSSHWHVIEAATDGDDTPRLKIDARRRLRRSRRRRRLHRKAAIESLSSGDSGWFSSSEEPSAYSSRSVEAEATLVTSTATETSSGVSGSSGAVAATAEARAEAVVAGSFAVVKRSDDPRADFRRSMAEMVVGRGIYDADGLERLLRCFLALNDQRHRRDIVDAFGDVWEAVFASPLPHGAVTSAPAASCRAAAAGAPRQ from the coding sequence ATGGCCAAGCGcctcttccactcttgccgctccccgtccgccgccgccgtggtCACCCCCGCCACCAACCTCCTCGCCAAGCACCACTCGCCGGCCTTCACGCCCCCCGCCGGCGGATGCTGTCCGCGCGGCCTCACTCACCGGCGGCCGCTGCCACCGGAGACCTGCGGCGCCATGCGCTGCGCTGCCGACTACACTGCCGACGACCTCCCTCCGGCCCGCGGAACGCCCGCCTACCGCTGGCTGAAGAGCTCCCACTGGCACGTCATCGAGGCCGCCACCGACGGCGACGACACGCCCCGCCTCAAGATCGACGCGCGGCGCCGGCTGCGGCGctcccggcgccgccgccggctccaCCGCAAGGCGGCCATAGAGAGCCTGTCGTCCGGCGACAGCGGGTGGTTCAGCAGCAGCGAGGAGCCGAGCGCGTACAGCAGCCGCAGCGTCGAGGCGGAGGCGACGCTGGTCACGTCCACCGCGACGGAGACCTCGTCGGGCGTGAGCGGGAGCTCCGGCGCCGTGGCGGCGACCGCTGAGGCGCGAgcggaggcggtggtggccggGAGCTTCGCGGTGGTGAAGCGCTCGGACGACCCCCGGGCGGACTTCCGGCGGTCCATGGCGGAGATGGTGGTGGGCCGCGGCATCTACGACGCCGACGGGCTGGAGCGCCTGCTGCGGTGCTTCCTGGCGCTGAACGACCAGCGCCACCGCCGCGACATCGTCGACGCCTTCGGCGACGTGTGGGAGGCCGTGTTCGCCAGCCCGCTGCCGCACGGCGCCGTCACGTCCGCGCCTGCCGCGAGCTGCCGCGCGGCCGCCGCAGGGGCGCCTCGTCAGTAG